Proteins encoded by one window of Pecten maximus chromosome 15, xPecMax1.1, whole genome shotgun sequence:
- the LOC117343570 gene encoding post-GPI attachment to proteins factor 3-like has translation MSMGLSVATYNLLATACGLFWLVGLTEASYGDRSYVFQRCTYTCMQQNCTTGLARAEFAAAQPWHQRALQWTCRDECNYICMWTTVDAFEKDGIGTPHFFGKWPFIRLFGMQEPASVVFSVLNGLFHLRILTYRRLVPPSVPMYYVWQCVAAISMNTWLWSTVFHARDTPFTEMMDYFSAFSLVLSNLFCLCCRVLGTDRPLRPALCGAVLLGLFLQHTYYLSMVKFDYGYNMTMNVTVGAVNIVGWIIWCCYHKQRYVWKCATVVIGLNVLLALELGEFSPLFWVFDAHSLWHASTSPLCYLWYSFIIDDGLYLANLQKDKIF, from the exons ATGAGCATGGGGTTGAGTGTGGCTACATACAATCTGCTAGCCACGGCATGTGGTCTGTTTTGGTTGGTGGGATTGACCGAGGCCTCCTATGGTGACCGGTCGTACGTGTTCCAGCGATGCACCTACACCTGTATGCAGCAAAACTGTACAACTGGACTAGCTCGTGCAGAATTTGCTGCTGCCCAGCCCTGGCACCAGAGAGCACTTCAATGGACGTGTAGGGACgaatgtaattatatatgtatgtggacGACTGTTGATGCCTTCGAAAAGGATGGTATAGGGACACCACACTTCTTTGGAAAG TGGCCATTCATCAGATTGTTTGGAATGCAGGAACCTGCATCAGTGGTGTTTTCAGTGTTAAATGGTCTGTTCCACCTGCGTATCCTAACATACAGACGATTGGTTCCGCCCTCTGTGCCAATGTATTATGTATGGCAGTGTGTTGCAGCG ATTTCAATGAATACTTGGTTATGGTCAACAGTATTTCATGCCCGAGACACACCCTTCACAGAA ATGATGGACTACTTCAGTGCCTTTTCCCTTGTGCTGTCCAACCTTTTCTGCCTGTGTTGTAG GGTCCTGGGTACAGATCGCCCCCTCCGTCCAGCTCTGTGTGGGGCAGTGTTACTTGGTTTATTCCTCCAGCATACCTACTACCTCAGCATGGTCAAGTTTGATTATGGATATAACATGACGATGAACGTGACTGTTG GTGCTGTAAACATAGTGGGCTGGATAATATGGTGTTGTTACCACAAACAACGTTACGTCTGGAAATGTGCCACTGTTGTCATCGGACTCAATGTTCTTCTGGCCCTAGAGCTGGGAGAGTTCTCTCCCCTGTTTTGGGTGTTCGATGCCCACTCCCTTTGGCATGCCAGTACATCTCCTCTGTGTTATCTCTGGTACAG TTTCATCATAGATGATGGCCTGTACCTAGCAAATTTACAAAAGGACAAGATTTTCTGA